The genomic region CATTCTGGTGGAACGAATGAGTCGCCTCAATTTAAGTTATGGTTTAAATCGAATCCTATGTTTGAAGGGCGGTTAGATCATTAAATAAGGACAGATTATTAAGTCAGGTCGGTTTTACCAAGCCTATTAGTAGTTTTGAAAAATTCTTAGGTCTTCCCGGAGGGTCATTAATGTATCCTCCGTAGCCAATAAGAAGTCTTCATCTCCAAATAATTTTTCGAATTAAAAATACAAAAAGTATAGCATCATAAAACacaattctcatttaagacggcatTATCCGTCTTACTGACCTCATAACACTAAAGGAGtaaagggggtgtttggtaaacgacGGATTGAGAAATTTTCAGCATATTCgaggcttttagcatgtttgactcatcAATCCACCATTTTGAGTGTTTCGTAACTGGCATATTGAAAGAGTAGATTGgagctcaatctactgttttccaatatgCTACTCTACCTAacatattcacattagtagattgtgaaatatgaatccgtcagcaatctacacatagatacaacaatctattaactaaaatctgctaattaccaaacacttctactcaatctgctaattgaaatatactagtcaaacttATTAATTTAagctgtcatttataatctgcttgaccaatctgcttctgctaatatcaATCTGCTGATTAGCAAACAGAGCCAAAGTGAAAACATCACATGGCGGCCCAGGTGAGGAGCATCTAGATCCAAGCTAAAAAGTACACCAATTTTGATTTCACAATTCAAACCGTCAAATTAAACAAAGACATAACTCCAGACTTGTTTAATCACCAATTTCTTCTCCCTTGACTTATTTTTCGTTATATGTAGGAAACCCTAAAATCCCAACTATCATCGTTGTGGAGGAATTTACGAGCAAATCTAACCTTTCCAATGGAGGTAAGTTTCAAAACCCTAGAACCATGTTCAAGAATTACCCTTCCCATGGAATTAATATTATCATGTATACTCCCTAAATTACCCGCTAAATCCCTCTTTCGCTTCAAGTGCGTTTCCAAATCCTATTTAACCGAGATTTCGTCCCCCAAATTCAATTCATTATTTACGGCGGCCAATCATCGACTCTTAATCATCCCAGGCGAGTACAACAAACCCTTCCGTATATACGAACTGGATTCCCCACACTCTCCTCCTACGCTTTGCCCTTACCCTATACCTTCAAAACAGTTTGAAATCTTCAACATGTCGATGGTAGCATGTTGTGAATCTTATCTTTTGATTGGGGTCAGATATACCGACCATGAAGGTCTCATCTTGTTCAACCCAACTACACGTATTTACCGTTTACTCCCTAAAGTTTACGTTCCCACTTGCGCTTACTATGTACATTTTGGCATGTGTCATTGTTTAGATGATGAATTCAATGACGATATCAAAATTGTCAGGTTGGTTCAATACCATCAAATAAGAGAAGTCATCGTCTATAGCTTGAATACTAATTCGTGGAAATCTATCGAGCTTAAACGGACCAGGTTTCAATGGATTGCTGATCCCGTCCTTATACAAAACCATTTACTTGTTATGATTTTTTATGATGGTTCTCGTTATAGACGCTTGACGAGAATAGGCTGTTTTGATATAAAGGCTGAACGATGGTCTAATGATGTGCTCTGGTCTGATACTCTTTTGGGTGAAATCGGTTCCAACTTGACTAAAAAACGTAAAGGTGTTCTCTATCACCTAGGTGCTCTTGAAGGACAGCTGCGTTTTTCATGTTACGATGTGAACAAGTTGAGTTATAGTATATGGGTTATGAAGGAATATGGTGTTAAAGAGTCTTGGGTTAAATTGATGAGCGCTCCTGGGGAAGACCTCAAAGAGGTTTATCACCCTATTGCATACCGCCAGGGATCATCAGATGAACTATTGTGTATACCAAATTTTAGTGGAAAATATTCATGGTACAACCTTAGAGATAAACAATTCATTGAGACGGGATTTGACGGTGAAGGCCTTCATAGAACCAAATACTCTTTTGCTTATGTATGCAGGGGAAGCCTCTTAAACTTTCCTGGAGGTAAACCGATTCGTTCAAAATATGATAATGATGAGGAGAAGGAAGATTATAGATTCTTGCGTTTGAGTCTAAATTCTAcctatgattatgatgatgatgatagttatgatgatgacgatagttctgatgatgacgatgatgacgatagttctgatgatgatgatgatagttatgatgatgacgatgattttGGTTATTTGTAAAGACATATGTTGTGAACAAAACTTTTGTTATATCTCCTTGGTTACATTGGATTGGATTCGTATTTTAAAAATACGGATTTtagaaaagttgataaaaaaaagttgaaaaatttatGATTATATCTAAATGTCATTGATTTCCACAAGAGCACACGATTGGAGTATTTGAGTCGTGGCTGGATCCTCTTGTATTCCAAGTAGTACAGTCGTAGCAACAAATACTGAGTCGCTCCTCGTAAAGTTATTATACTGATTGAAGAGGTGTGCATACAAATGCATATGTGTCAGTGCTATTCAAATTAGTTTAGTTCTGATCCATATAGTTCAATTCTTTTCATCTTGTAAAGTTAGTTTCAGCTAGATTGGATTTGTCTACCTCTTTAGAAAGCAAAGATTTTTGTCTGCAGTATGGATTACCAGAACCAATATCTTTGTTGAGGGCAGATAATAATCTTCCTCCATGGCGCACTAGCTTAAAAGAGGTGCTTCTCTACACTTATAAACAAACCTTTCATTTGTTTTAAGCTGCGAATTACCTTTTTGTCATATCATGCTGCTGTAGTGAAGACTTTAAAAGCTTTTTTATGTGTTCCGGAGTCGACATTTTCCGGGCAATGCGTCTATTGTTGAGGAAACCTTTGTGTGCATTTGTTCTAGATCCCTGAAACCAAACCATTTTTTGTGTCTGCCTGTCTCAAACTTAATGGAGAGCCCTTTTTCTTCAGACGCTAGTACATAATTTGTCAAAACAATACGTATTCATTGGTTATGAATTACTCCGTATGATGGAACGATGTAAAACAACCTGCTAAAATGATTGTGTTTCCTTATTATTTTTGAACTAAGAATCATTCGATAGATTTGCCAATACAATTTTCGTTATGGGTCATATTTGACGGGCACCCATTTTGCATTAGATGTTTGATGCAATAATTTGCGATCCCCCATATGGTGTTCGTGCTGGGGGACGTAAATCAGGAGGCAGAAAGCTTCTCAAGGGAGTCATAGGTCCGTATACAGTTCCCGACGAAAAGAGAGAAGGTCATATACCATCAACTGCTGCATATAGCCTGGTCGAATGTGTGCACGATCTTCGTGTGTGCGATATAACAACTAAATAAGTGTGATATTTGAGTATTATGTTACGATGAATGCTGTGAGCGAGGCCTATTATCCATGCCATCCCTGTTTCAAGGCGGTTGGAGGGTGACCAAGTCATTTCCGCGCAAGGCCAGGTTAATTAGTTTCGTAAACAATCTGGAACATATTCGAACCCAAAAGTTGTCCCTAACCGATCCACCCGGCCTAAAAATTACTTGACCGAAAATAACTAACTGACCCACAATCAGAAATGACCAGAAAATGACCCACGTTCACAAATGGCAGAAGACGACTAACGACGACAAGTAATTTTGTCGACCATGTATAACATAATCAGAGAGAATGGGTAAGGTTTGGTAACTCAAATTTTTGCATGTTCCATATTTGATTACTATTTCCTTATGCCGTGAATTTATTATtgagtaaattaaaaattactcTCTTTTAAAATTGACTTTTTTAAAACTACTCCCTTATATAATATTTTCCTAAAATTACCCCCTTTAAATGCACTTTTGttaaaaattgcttcaaaacacAAATTTAAGTTACTTATTCCGTCATTTTATGAACTTATTTCGTTTGTCTCTTAGCCAATTTATACTTTAAAGCGTATAACAATGGAGACTAAGTTCAAAAACAGACATAATAAGTCATCTAAATTGGAGTTTTGAAGTaatttttgataaaagtgcatattaagggagtaattttagtaAAAAATTATATAtgggagtaattttagaaaaCAGAATTTTAAAAaggagtactatgccgcgtctgaagctggaagagttccaaacaagtGCATATTAAGGGAGTTTTGAAGTAATTTTTGATAAAAGTTCAAAAACAGACATAAtaagtcagctggaagagttccaaacaaagtgttacagcagattctacgactgagtccgagtactatgccgcgtctgaagctgcaaaggaagcgatatggatgcgtcaattcttacaaggactctctgtagtgcctagttcgaatgacccgatcaccatctattgcgacaatagaggtgccatcttccaagctaaggagcctaagtctagcaacaagtctagacatgtacaacggaaagctcatctaatccgagattacgtggagcaaaaggaagtagtgatagaaaagattgctacagatgataacatagcagatcctctcactaaaccattacgacaagataagcatgaagggcatgttaattccatgggaattaaacgtgttcctgagttgtagtactcttttatggattagattcattctcttttgtactctatacgacatcatcgttttgatatttatatattttgtttttcatgtggatttgtacgacaattttgaacaccacaaagtgaattgaacaaacattatatttttggtccttaattgcccacgtgagtgataactcggcaattattttgtgacgttggttgatggagggttcaacgagccataagtcaaaaggttgaatgaccaatcacagaggcgatttatacggatatctcgtaggacacaattgtgacatcgacgtggagtcctaaatgttttataacattcggtccgggtcgtggataggacctccatggtgatcctaagagtcgattcttttgactatcgattgtctcttgagattaaggcagattttgggtgactttggtttctttctcacggtcatccgtaacagggggccaagtagattttttccgggtcatttcatgctgtgcttagatcggaaggagtcgagttgaaggaaatattcagcctttatcagttactcgatatttctcagggccactcgaggagtcagaatcgaaatgcatggccatgctcgaatacgaattcgttttatcggttgagttactctctagtcggggaaaccactcttgatacagatcgattgtaaaatacgagcTTTGCGGAttcggatctgcaaattgttttacattgagtgggagaaattttaaatggatatgagaatcggttatcgcacatacacttgtacggacaagtgggagtttgttgatttgtgtcctccgttagtgcggataacgttattacacatacacttgtacggacaagtgggagcttgttggggctggtgtcctctacagttagtgcaataatatttaaatctctaaaataatcaaagggtatacttttgtattattatcagttggtccacgtttatcaataacggttggcttgctagataagtttgacgttattgtcatacagatggcggtgatcaactggtccctaaaagtcacacctataggatacgtttgagagatgtgacggtatgaaaatacagtcatgttgatgcctgtTCCGGGTGTagttccagagcaagtatcgttaccacccgtggcttgtagaataatgtctttggttgAACCCTTCTCGCTCCTATCGCCTCTCTCGGCctttcctgcaacaatgaacgaactgagggcttggctttgtgccaagcgtacccactccgacgcccaagtcagtgaacttagaggtataagttgtatactaattggctaggaatgtattgtagagagataagggagatattaccagatgaatagtgtattctaggttaagttgtgggatcctttcctcaatgaaggttgaggagtatttataggctttcaccttttgtcacgtagtggccaagtggccaagtggcttattaggtggaaagaccgttctaccctcggccgatggacctacggCAGGCCGGCGGAGGGTCTTGGTGAGTACGCGGacatgtgtcccggctggcgagCTGTCTGGCCGAGACCCGGCTATCGGCCGATGGGCTGCCGATCGGCTAGGCCGTCTAAGCCGtcgacttctttgtggatatccttgaccttgctcggtgtgttgacttggtcggcggtgcagaatatgccccatcaatttgcccccagcgtagtccatgccgtggtatgggctccgatgtatgctgagcatATATTCTGCACTAAGTAAATTTCGCAAATTTTTCTGTATCGGCGTCTTCTTGTGTATCGGCGTGGCACCTGTTATTCCGtaccatataccatatcccccctccacatgggtgCGTGAAGGGTAACCGATGTGGAAAGGAACaagacgctggccgagaccagggctgagagtgccggttgaatttgattgcccccggccggtgcttcctggcTTGGTTTGTCGGAAACCGGCGGAgactagatacctaggaatttgcttgagggagatgaacagtcgaagagatgtgaataggcgtgttgaagacgcttggtcactgttgcattgattgacattcaactgttgcgacgattgacattccgcggttgcatgcttgacacgtgtgtgttcgctgattggttgacgcttcatgggctgtgccctgattggtccttcttcatgggcttttctctataaatagggtagttattccgtgattttggccttcattttattttcgaaaatttttctctaaaatcttcatctctccaaactttcaagggttttcttcttcttaatcctcggagtatttgatccggcgagtgtttttctttaaggtaaacaagcaaactctttattttccttgctaataatttgttgtgaaccatgtcttctGCGATCTTTGGGCCTAGTAAACTGCGtcgggggtcctaggtctccttctctgaagttgatcctcaaattcggaggaatgggaggatttcgactcttttggtgatcttggtgatgattttggtgatgatatggaaaggtctcgtcctagtgaggggagacggtacgtcatggatcacggctatgTCTGTAAGATCCGCCTTGATCGTGCTTGGTCCCGTAAGCTTGCCCGTTGTTCCGGCGGGAAACTTTTCGAGGatcattttttctttggtaggggatacgAAATCGTTATCCTGGGGGGAGGGTCAGTGTATCGCTTTGCCCTCCGCCGGACCCATATCTTGGCGTGtactgcggcatttggagtacgggctccggtttcattGAATGGGTACGTTGtggccataattagagccatgaacgttcttTGTTGCCCAACCGCACCCGCTGGCCATGAGGACCATAATTGGTTTCGTCGGCTTTGTCTTTTTAAGGGGAGGCTCGACGGTGGATTTATTCCGCCGTCTTCATCATCTCAAACCGTCACTCCCTGGCCGCGTTGGATGGTACAGCGTACAAACCGAGCAGGGTtacgtctctgttgacaaactctCTTCTTGCAAGGGCTGGCAgggtcggtgggtgtatgttaaagTGCCGAATGACTATCCATTTGCCCGTTCCTTCCAAAGAtcgagttaatttgcggtgtgagactagggcggagcatgacggatgggtcacTCGGAAGCGTCTTAAAATGGATGCCGCAGGTCCCTCGAAGGAGGATGAGAGGTGGccatgaggctctttgaggtggacaagggtggggtgccgaaaagatggattccccgacgcgagatcattcttcaggatgagccgctttgctatgtcggcctcataccggccctagcacggggtgagtggggtcggtgtgaggcccaccgcCGCTCTTGATGTTTCTTTATTTTCGAATCTcgattcatttcttcttcttgactcttgctttgtttcttttgtagaccactttggaccggacctatctgaggatcttcttcggagaatggggctgcacaaagataaaaccgtcgctaacttgcatcccaaggcttcAGCCGATGACCGCAGGgtgtcgccgaatgatcttatggaacaGCGGCTAAAGgtcttgagcaaggaggaggcgcaggcgagggttgttagcggtgtggtgcgtcggacgcggaaaacaaggCCCTTGGTGGCAACGGCGTCGACACCGGCTTCAACTCCCATCCCCTCCCttaagaaggtggagattgttgagaTTCCCGATGAGGGGGATTCTGACGCAGAGGGATCTCCTCTTATCCGTAAGAGGAAAGGGACAGCTTCTACCGCTGGCGAGGAAGTGCCTTCTCCggtcaagaaggccaagcatggtacctaTCTAGCTCGTGGCTTAAATTCAGCCGTGCCACTAGGTATTTCTGATGGGTCGATCGATATCGATGTTTTAACCGAACTCGCAGATCGGCCGCGATCGGCTATTGCTCACGTTGGGCGGCGAGGCGGTGGGGTCCTCTGCACAGGTTGGTGGTCAAGGCaccaccgtcaacccttcatcccagaaggctttcgTCTCCCAGCCGCAGGCTAGTGGCCAAATTGCCACCAtcgtcccttcatcccagaaggcttccgtctccgagcttatagaggagggcacgaagcttattagggagctggcgaggtggaacgtggctaCATTTGCTCGTCTCGGGGAGCAAGAGAAGGTCGTGGCTCGGCTGTTcatgagcgtaatgccactaagcggTGGCTGCTGCAGCGGCGAAGTTGGGTCTCCTTAATGAACAGAGGCTCAGGATAGAAGCTGAGAAAACGCTCTTGgccgagagaaaacttagggaggacgctgaaaaggaggtccttgctgagagggctAAAGCCGAGACTGCGGCTGCCGAAGCTGCGGGCGCGAGGAAATGTGAGCTCGCTCAGGGGCGCGCCGACCTCTACCTTAAGCAGAGGAACGAGTCCCGGGACTGTTTAAGGCTCGGGCGGAGGTGGTTCGGGCGAGATGCCGTCATCAAGCGAAGGAGGCGGACATCGAGATCGCAAACCGACATGCTTCCCAAACCGTGCGCCAAGttccgggatttggccgaagatgctttgctagggaagttatcggggagcttttccctcttgatggttccttcccgtggggcaggttcgacgcgctgcttgatgacaagctcgaggctaaggagaaagccgcggtggaggaggccaaggaggcggtgaaggcAAAGACGGAGAGGGAGGCGGCCGCTgagaaagcagctcttgctgagagggctcgggtggctaaggaagaagccgaaaggatgagggcagctgaggctgccgaaGCCGAGGCTGAGGCTGCTAGAATAGCTGCTGGGTTGCCCGCCGAAGAAGATgcggcttgatgagaacaagtttacagcagatctgcttcggCTGTCCGGGGGCCAGTTACTCAGCCCTTCCTCCCGTTATCTCTTTGTACGTGAACATAATAGtagtttttgttttctttttgtaCAACCTCGGTAGGTTGTGTttcggcttatccctatggggacggccgtcgtccgtattcttttcacttgtaatttgtaacttatcttctaataatggttcgtttctttcgccttcggcttggccgaggtctttatctcatcttTGTCAGAATTGTCTTCCTGTATTCCTAATTGAGCGccccttttgtttccgcctcggcttggccgtggccgttttagagtgcgtatctcaactgtgtttcaacGCTTCCAAGACACTTCGTCTGTTTTTGCGAGTGTAGTGTGCGATGGCCGTTACTGTCATGGTATCCGCCTTGCgagggtgattgccgctcttgtcggattgacagtgtgagccggcactggtttcttgatagcgtgttacggggcgtctaccacttggagtgactgcgacggcataaaacctcttggggtgactgccgtggcgtctactacttggggtgactgcgacggcgctagactcttgatggagactgccgctcttgtcggtatgacagtgtgagccggcgtctgtttcttgatagcgtgttacgtggcgtctaccacttggagtgactgcgacggcatctaACCTCTTGGGGAgaggctagtggcgtctactacttggggtgactgcgacggcgctagactcttgatggagactgccgctcttgtcggtatgacagtgtgagcggcgtacatttcttgatagcgtgttacggggcgtctaccacttggagtgactgcgacggcatcaaacctcttggggtgactgccgtggcgtctactacttggggtgactgcgacggcgctagactcttgatggagactgccgctcttgtcggtatgacagtgtgagccggcgtctgtttcttgatagcgtgttacgtggcgtctaccacttggagtgactgcgacggcatctaa from Silene latifolia isolate original U9 population chromosome 3, ASM4854445v1, whole genome shotgun sequence harbors:
- the LOC141648665 gene encoding F-box protein CPR1-like, yielding MSMVACCESYLLIGVRYTDHEGLILFNPTTRIYRLLPKVYVPTCAYYVHFGMCHCLDDEFNDDIKIVRLVQYHQIREVIVYSLNTNSWKSIELKRTRFQWIADPVLIQNHLLVMIFYDGSRYRRLTRIGCFDIKAERWSNDVLWSDTLLGEIGSNLTKKRKGVLYHLGALEGQLRFSCYDVNKLSYSIWVMKEYGVKESWVKLMSAPGEDLKEVYHPIAYRQGSSDELLCIPNFSGKYSWYNLRDKQFIETGFDGEGLHRTKYSFAYVCRGSLLNFPGVQFFSSCKVSFS